A stretch of Ipomoea triloba cultivar NCNSP0323 chromosome 11, ASM357664v1 DNA encodes these proteins:
- the LOC115996023 gene encoding probable LRR receptor-like serine/threonine-protein kinase At3g47570, whose protein sequence is MGNNRLHFLLIIIGLLQSSMMIATTTLNRVSLTDKAALVTFKSRLLLDPDSVLATNWSETSSHCSWVGVYCGRRHDRVTALLLPSMGLRGTIAGDIGNLSFLVSIDISDNSFYGHAPEELGRLRRLRSLFMDTNQLSGNIPAAFGLLTNLRVLNMSQNYLSGNMPKEIGNLSALQQLALGRNNLTGNIWSEFGNLSSLQRLLLFVNNLAGTIPASIANLSNLEVFDIAHNSINGDIPYELGHLSSLKAFHLNFNSFEGEFPRPLLNISGLQKIALIGNTFSGNLPPDLAYRLPNIQGLFLAINNFSGNIPPSISNASKLENLDLGRNFLSGYIPTTFENLDKLLFLSMQFNRLRKDPSSPELGFLASLMKLKQLKTIQIGNNPLNGTFPRSFPVGNLSMSLMTFLAASSGIRGQIPIEIGNMTKLFWLGLDDNYLTGMVPTTLGNLQQMQRINLGDNRLDGTIPANICNLKDLYFLGLHNNKLSGRIPSCLGNLSSLTQLYLHSNQFFSSLPPSLWLNNKIQILDLSSNHLSGSISLNVGSLSSITELYLSSNQFTGEIPSTLGQLQHLVNLSLSINMLHGHIPESFGSLVALEYLDLSQNNLSGVIPMSLEKLQYLVYLNVSFNHLTGKIPDGGPFRNFFTQSFMGNDALCGLQLGACESPEHGELRKVRSLLKYVLPTLGLILLIAIFVIVALRSQSKNTKFQDGTSLEPRHFMRKRISYYDMLRATDNFDECNLIGSGCYGSVYKAKFVDGAIAVVKVFNLDSRGAFKSFDTECEAMRDIRHRNLVKVIGICSNLDVKALVLEYMPNGNLERWLYSFNYCLDFVKRLEIMLDVAYALEYLHHNYLHPMVHCDLKPSNVLLDEDMVAHLGDFGIAKILTLQNQAAQTDTLGTIGYMAPEYGTAGIVSTMGDVYSYGILLAETFTRKKPTDEMFFGDLTMERWISESFPGNIMQRVDGNLVVEGEKNFAMKQIFLKSIMELVLQCTQNLPENRINMKQVVDALKKIISKFHQN, encoded by the exons ATGGGAAACAACAGACTGCACTTTCTGCTCATCATCATCGGATTACTGCAATCATCCATGATGATCGCCACGACAACCTTAAACAGGGTTAGTCTGACAGACAAGGCTGCACTTGTAACCTTCAAGTCCCGGTTGTTGTTGGATCCCGACAGCGTCTTGGCAACGAATTGGTCGGAAACGAGCTCTCACTGCAGCTGGGTCGGCGTTTACTGCGGCCGCCGGCATGATAGAGTGACAGCCTTGCTTCTTCCTAGTATGGGTCTCAGAGGAACCATTGCTGGAGACATAGGAAACCTGTCTTTCCTGGTTTCCATCGACATTAGCGACAATAGCTTTTATGGACATGCCCCGGAAGAACTTGGGCGGTTGAGGCGGCTGAGGAGTTTGTTTATGGACACCAATCAACTTTCTGGGAACATTCCGGCAGCTTTTGGGTTGTTGACTAATCTTCGAGTTCTCAACATGTCACAAAACTATCTCAGTG GAAATATGCCAAAAGAAATAGGGAACTTATCAGCCCTGCAACAGTTAGCTCTAGGGAGGAATAATCTCACag GGAATATATGGAGTGAATTTGGGAACTTATCATCACTACAAAGATTATTACTTTTTGTGAACAACTTGGCTGGTACTATTCCAGCTTCAATTGCCAATCTGTCAAACTTGGAGGTATTTGATATTGCGCATAACAGTATCAATGGAGACATTCCTTATGAACTTGGGCACCTATCAAGTCTGAAAGCATTTCATCTTAATTTCAATAGTTTTGAGGGTGAATTCCCAAGGCCATTGTTGAACATATCAGGGTTGCAGAAGATTGCTCTTATAGGCAACACCTTTTCTGGGAATCTTCCACCAGACTTAGCTTACAGGCTTCCGAATATCCAAGGCCTTTTTCTAGCTATCAACAACTTCAGTGGAAACATTCCTCCCTCTATCTCAAATGCCTCTAAACTTGAAAATTTGGATCTTGGAAGAAATTTCTTGAGTGGATATATCCCTacaacttttgaaaatttagatAAGCTTTTGTTCCTCAGCATGCAGTTTAATCGATTGAGAAAGGATCCATCAAGCCCTGAGCTTGGCTTCCTTGCTTCCCTGATGAAATTGAAGCAACTCAAAACTATACAGATAGGAAACAATCCATTGAATGGAACTTTTCCAAGATCCTTCCCTGTTGGTAATCTATCCATGTCTCTTATGACATTTCTTGCGGCTTCGAGTGGCATTAGAGGCCAAATTCCTATTGAAATTGGGAACATGACCAAGCTATTCTGGCTTGGCTTAGATGATAATTATTTGACTGGAATGGTTCCAACAACATTGGGAAATCTACAACAAATGCAAAGGATAAATCTAGGAGACAATAGGTTAGATGGAACAATCCCAGCCAACATATGCAATTTGAAGGATTTATATTTCCTGGGATTGCACAACAACAAGCTTTCAGGGAGGATACCAAGCTGCCTGGGAAATCTTTCTTCACTCACACAATTATACCTAcattcaaatcaatttttttctagTTTGCCACCATCCTTATGGTTGAATAACAAAATCCAAATTTTAGATTTGTCTTCAAATCATCTCAGTGGCTCTATATCCCTCAATGTCGGTTCGTTGAGCAGCATTACAGAGTTATATCTATCATCAAATCAGTTCACTGGTGAGATTCCAAGCACTTTAGGGCAGCTACAACATTTAGTAAATCTTTCATTGTCAATAAACATGTTACATGGTCATATACCTGAATCATTTGGCAGCTTAGTAGCCCTAGAATACTTGGATCTTTCACAGAATAATCTTTCCGGTGTCATTCCCATGTCCTTGGAGAAACTTCAGTATCTCGTCTATTTAAATGTTTCTTTCAATCATCTTACTGGGAAAATACCTGATGGAGGACCTTTTAGAAACTTCTTTACTCAATCTTTTATGGGTAATGATGCTTTATGTGGGTTGCAGCTTGGAGCTTGTGAAAGTCCTGAACATGGGGAGCTAAGAAAAGTGAGGAGTTTGTTAAAGTATGTTCTACCAACACTTGGACTGATACTACTTATAGCCATTTTTGTGATTGTGGCGTTAAGATCACAAAGCAAAAACACAAAGTTTCAAGACGGAACTAGTCTAGAGCCTCGTCATTTCATGCGCAAGAGGATCTCATACTATGATATGCTCCGGGCAACAGACAACTTTGATGAATGTAATTTGATTGGGAGTGGATGCTATGGTTCAGTGTACAAGGCGAAATTTGTTGATGGGGCGATTGCTGTTGTGAAGGTGTTTAACCTGGATTCGCGGGGTGCATTCAAGAGCTTTGATACAGAGTGCGAAGCAATGCGTGACATTCGCCATAGGAATCTTGTTAAGGTCATTGGCATTTGCTCCAACCTGGATGTTAAAGCCTTGGTTCTTGAATACATGCCAAATGGAAACTTGGAAAGGTGGCTTTACAGCTTCAACTATTGCCTGGATTTTGTTAAAAGGCTGGAAATCATGTTAGATGTGGCATATGCACTAGAGTATCTGCATCATAATTATTTGCACCCTATGGTGCACTGTGACTTGAAGCCCAGCAATGTCCTTTTAGATGAAGACATGGTTGCACATTTAGGTGACTTTGGCATAGCCAAAATCTTGACCCTACAGAATCAGGCTGCACAAACAGATACATTAGGCACCATTGGGTATATGGCACCAG aGTATGGAACAGCTGGAATAGTTTCTACAATGGGGGATGTTTACAGCTATGGGATTCTTTTGGCAGAAACTTTTACAAGAAAGAAACCCACAGATGAAATGTTCTTTGGTGATCTAACAATGGAAAGATGGATTTCTGAATCATTTCCTGGGAACATTATGCAGAGAGTGGATGGCAATTTGGTGGTGGAGGGTGAAAAGAATTTTGCAATGAAGCAAATTTTCCTAAAATCAATCATGGAGTTGGTTCTTCAATGCACACAGAACTTACCTGAGAATAGAATCAACATGAAACAAGTAGTAGATGCACTTAAGAAGATCATTTCCAAGTTTCACCAAAATTGA
- the LOC115996024 gene encoding leucine-rich repeat receptor-like serine/threonine/tyrosine-protein kinase SOBIR1, which yields MAFISSPSRFSFLHFFTFILLAQAKPNFLTPNHHGSQLLIIRKVLGIHTQSSFTPQVTVPRRYNFLEKSPDHPRGSSKKTITGWALGILAGIFVGGSFGVLLSFLYKFRSLVRGDKKHSRLTIFTTTFIKNPTELAFLEQDDALESLEMIGSGGCGNVYKAELPRLQKSIAIKKIKYDRTAEDNDDASNNKKKQNQIRSEIQTVGQIRHRNLLPLLAHMAKPDCDFLVFEYMEKGSLQSALLQEDPEFDWRKRHRIAVGIASGLEYLHMNNTQRIIHRDLKPENILLDFNMEPRITDFGLARILPNNDTHIIASGADGTYGYIAPEYAQKLVFTDKCDIYSFGLILAALVTGKLPTDGFFQHTEEVYPVIWLRNMVNSGDPKRAIDTKLLGNGYEEQMVLVLKIACSCTADDPKERPNSKKVRRMLSEIQVQYLSVNGILVFFAL from the exons ATGGCCTTCATATCCTCTCCATCCCGCttttcttttctccatttcttcaCTTTCATCCTCCTTGCACAAGCAAAACCAAATTTCCTCACACCAAATCACCATGGCTCTCAATTGCTCATTATCCGGAAAGTCCTAGGAATCCATACACAAAGCAGCTTCACACCACAGGTAACAGTCCCAAGACGCTACAACTTTCTTGAAAAATCACCAGACCACCCTCGCGGCTCAAGCAAGAAAACCATTACTGGATGGGCTCTGGGCATCCTAGCTGGGATATTCGTAGGCGGTTCATTTGGGGTTCTCCTCTCTTTTCTCTACAAGTTCCGATCTTTAGTCCGTGGAGACAAAAAACACTCGCGCCTCACAATTTTCACCACAACATTCATCAAAAACCCCACGGAATTAGCCTTCTTGGAGCAAGATGACGCGCTGGAATCCCTGGAAATGATCGGCTCAGGCGGATGCGGAAATGTATACAAAGCAGAATTACCCAGACTCCAAAAGTCCATCGCCATAAAGAAGATCAAATACGATAGAACTGCAGAAGATAATGATGATGCTAGCAACAACAAGAAGAAACAAAATCAGATAAGATCAGAAATTCAGACAGTTGGGCAGATCAGACACCGGAATTTGCTTCCCCTGCTAGCACACATGGCCAAACCAGACTGCGATTTCCTTGTTTTCGAATACATGGAGAAAGGGAGCTTACAATCTGCGCTCCTGCAAGAGGACCCCGAATTCGATTGGCGAAAACGGCACAGAATTGCAGTGGGGATAGCATCTGGGCTAGAGTATCTCCACATGAATAATACCCAACGCATAATACACAGAGATTTAAAACCAGAAAACATCCTCCTTGATTTTAACATGGAACCCAGAATAACAGATTTTGGGCTAGCCAGGATTCTCCCCAACAATGACACGCATATCATAGCATCTGGTGCGGATGGGACTTATGGATATATCGCACCAGAGTATGCCCAGAAACTGGTGTTTACAGACAAGTGTGATATCTACAGCTTTGGGTTGATTCTAGCTGCTCTGGTCACCGGAAAGCTCCCCACCGATGGGTTTTTTCAGCACACAGAAGAGGTGTATCCGGTGATATGGTTGAGAAATATGGTGAATTCTGGGGACCCAAAACGAGCCATTGACACTAAGTTGCTTGGGAATGGGTATGAGGAGCAGATGGTTTTGGTTCTCAAGATTGCTTGCTCTTGCACTGCTGATGATCCAAAAGAGCGGCCTAACAGTAAGAAAGTTAGGCGTATGTTAAGTGAGATCCAAG TTCAGTATCTGTCTGTTAATGGAATTCTGGTGTTCTTTGCTTTGTAA
- the LOC115997387 gene encoding protein ABCI7, chloroplastic: protein MELSTLTPTLHRNTLASTFVSLSPPLYKLTVPRLITQPRRAKIGILGKPNFTPIAAISDPHVLQIAETLEDSLASTSSPTPPLLQKLKDTSSETLLSTPWPSRKDEPFRFTDTSFLKSSEILPIQSPNLQLLSSLAVSGDTDLPIVSIIDGYIVNHSSQSSQLLPSGVFVGGLSDLKSQDILKRVSVHMSSFQGDLFWALNGVGTPDVVLIYVPEGCRVETTLHLKHFAVEGSDRESKTLPISNPRVLVMVEKGGEVGIVEEYVGGDGEKCYWTNSVVEVVIGEGGKVTHSYIQNQSLNAAHIKWTWVQQESSSIYKLIEVSTGGKLSRHNIHIQQVGSDTVTELSTFHLSVTDQTQDLHSKLVLDHPRGYSQQLHKCIVAHSSGQAVFDGNVQVNRNAQQTDAGQLTRSLLLEPRATVNVKPNLQIIADDVKCSHGAAISDLEEDQLFYLQARGIDIKSARKALVFSFAAEVVSRLPDDSIRKKVEDQIRTLLESTNPKP, encoded by the exons ATGGAGCTTTCCACTTTGACTCCAACCCTGCACAGAAACACATTAGCTTCAACCTTTGTATCTCTATCCCCTCCTCTCTATAAGCTCACAGTTCCCAGATTAATAACCCAACCCAGAAGAGCCAAAAttgggattttgggtaaacccAATTTCACCCCTATTGCAGCCATCTCAGACCCTCATGTTCTACAAATAGCTGAAACCCTAGAAGACTCACTGGCTTCCACCTCCTCACCTACCCCACCCCTTTTGCAGAAGCTCAAAGACACCTCCTCAGAGACACTTCTCTCAACCCCTTGGCCATCTAGGAAAGATGAGCCCTTTAGGTTCACTGACACGTCTTTCCTGAAAAGCTCTGAAATCCTACCCATTCAATCCCCAAACCTTCAATTGTTGAGCTCTTTGGCTGTTTCTGGTGATACCGATTTGCCCATTGTGTCAATTATTGATGGCTACATTGTGAACCATTCAAGTCAATCATCTCAGCTGTTGCCCAGTGGGGTGTTTGTGGGTGGCCTGTCAGACCTCAAATCTCAGGACATATTGAAAAGAGTTTCTGTACATATGTCTAGTTTTCAAGGGGATTTGTTTTGGGCACTGAATGGTGTGGGCACTCCTGATGTGGTTCTTATCTATGTGCCTGAAGGGTGTAGAGTTGAGACCACATTGCATTTGAAGCACTTTGCAGTGGAAGGGAGTGATAGAGAATCAAAAACTTTGCCAATTTCAAACCCAAGAGTGTTGGTGATGGTGGAGAAGGGAGGGGAGGTAGGTATTGTTGAGGAATATGTAGGTGGAGATGGTGAGAAGTGTTATTGGACTAATTCAGTTGTGGAAGTGGTGATTGGTGAAGGGGGAAAAGTTACTCATTCTTACATTCAAAACCAATCCTTGAATGCTGCACATATTAAGTGGACTTGGGTTCAACAG GAATCTAGTAGTATCTACAAGCTCATAGAGGTTAGCACTGGTGGAAAATTGAGCaggcataatattcatatacAGCAAGTAGGCTCCGACACCGTCACTGAATTATCTACTTTTCATTTGTCTGTCACTGATCAAACACAAGATCTACACAGTAAATTAGTATTGGACCATCCACGGGGATATTCTCAGCAACTACACAAGTGCATTGTGGCTCATTCATCAGGGCAGGCTGTTTTTGATGGGAATGTTCAGGTGAACAG AAACGCACAGCAAACAGACGCAGGGCAACTTACACGGAGCCTCCTCTTGGAGCCCCGAGCAACTGTGAACGTGAAGCCTAACCTGCAAATTATTGCTGATGACGTTAAGTGCTCCCATGGAGCTGCGATCAGCGACTTGGAAGAGGACCAGCTGTTTTACTTACAGGCACGGGGTATTGACATAAAATCTGCAAGAAAAGCTCTGGTGTTTTCCTTTGCAGCCGAGGTGGTTTCCCGTCTCCCAGATGATTCCATACGAAAGAAAGTTGAAGATCAAATCAGAACACTGCTCGAATCCACCAATCCCAAACCGTGA
- the LOC115997040 gene encoding protein SIEVE ELEMENT OCCLUSION B, which translates to MERIAASHNAVVPAAQPRVQPLARRAPPLFTLSDDHAMVKKIQDTHSPDGRDVDANIILQIIEEIFQHAYPGVEGVLQGTQGATIPGAQPVANIEKLEVKASLAVDGVLEGLAYITHKVSCELTCKCSGGGDSNATTMAILNMLSNYQWDAKVVLSLAAFAVTYGEFWLVAQLFASHPLAKSVGILKQLPDIVEHSAALKSRFDAINNLIMAVMDVTRRIMEFKKLPVQYISEDQPPLSVAKTHIPTAVYWTIKSIVACAAQITSLLGMNYEIILATTVETWEITSTTHKLVNISEHLRGELDRCYLHIEEKMHIEYYRMLVHLFEITHFDNMKILKALIYIKDDILPLEVGNVHTRASIEVLRRKTVLLLLSDLDVSHEELLVLSHIYMESRARPELQYEIVWLPIIERAAVEWNEEREEKFKELQAMMPWYTLHHPSLLEPAVIKFFKEKWHFTKKMMLVALDPQQGKVACQNALHMAWIWGNMAYPFTLAKEESLWSIESWRVELIVDSIDSNVLEWTEQGKHICLYGGEDIDWIRNFTALAKSVAQRAGIELHMVYVGKSNTKERVRKINQMILKEELSYCWNDPTSVWYFWARMGSMLYSKLQQGRKINEDKIMQEVVTMLSFDGSDKGWALISRGSEEMARAKSDILIVTLDNFPEWEQDARENGFVQALIKYFLHLHTPQHCNRLILPGIAGDIPEMIVCAECGRQMEKFFMYRCCTD; encoded by the exons ATGGAAAGGATAGCAGCCAGCCATAATGCAGTTGTTCCGGCGGCGCAGCCTAGGGTTCAGCCCTTGGCTAGGCGGGCGCCGCCGCTGTTCACTCTCTCCGATGACCACGCCATGGTTAAGAAAATCCAGGACACCCATAGCCCCGACGGCCGCGACGTCGACGCCAACATCATTCTCCAGATCATTGAGGAGATCTTCCAACACGCCTACCCTGGCGTTGAGGGCGTTCTgcag gGCACTCAGGGGGCTACTATTCCAGGCGCTCAGCCAGTAGCTAACATTGAGAAGTTAGAAGTGAAAGCTTCACTTGCTGTTGATGGGGTTCTTGAAGGATTGGCATATATCACCCACAAAGTCTCCTGCGAG TTGACATGCAAGTGCTCAGGTGGAGGTGACAGCAACGCAACAACCATGGCAATCCTGAACATGCTGTCCAACTACCAATGGGACGCAAAGGTGGTGCTATCCCTGGCCGCGTTCGCCGTCACGTACGGCGAATTCTGGCTGGTGGCGCAGCTCTTCGCCTCCCATCCGCTGGCCAAGTCCGTGGGCATCCTGAAACAGTTGCCGGACATCGTGGAACACTCGGCGGCCCTGAAATCCCGGTTCGATGCCATCAACAATCTCATCATGGCCGTCATGGACGTCACTAGGCGCATCATGGAGTTCAAGAAGCTCCCGGTGCAGTACATCTCGGAAGACCAGCCGCCCCTCTCCGTCGCCAAAACCCACATCCCCACCGCGGTCTATTGGACCATCAAGAGCATCGTCGCTTGCGCTGCTCAGATCACTAGCCTTCTTGGCATGAACTATGA AATCATTTTGGCTACGACCGTGGAGACCTGGGAAATCACGAGTACGACCCACAAGCTGGTGAACATAAGTGAACACCTGAGGGGAGAATTGGATCGTTGCTATCTGCATATTG AGGAGAAAATGCACATCGAGTATTACAGAATGCTGGTACACCTTTTTGAGATAACCCATTTTGACAACATGAAGATTCTCAAAGCCCTCATCTACATCAAAGATGACATACTCCCTCTTGAAGTTGGAAACGTCCACACCAGG GCGAGCATTGAAGTGCTTAGGAGGAAGACAGTGCTTCTTCTACTCTCCGATCTAGACGTCTCCCACGAGGAGCTACTAGTGCTCTCCCACATCTACATGGAATCAAGGGCTCGCCCGGAGCTACAATACGAGATCGTGTGGCTGCCCATCATCGAGAGAGCCGCGGTGGAGTGGAACGAGGAGAGGGAGGAGAAGTTCAAGGAGCTACAAGCAATGATGCCTTGGTACACGCTCCACCATCCTTCATTGTTAGAGCCAGCAGTCATCAAGTTCTTCAAGGAAAAGTGGCACTTCACCAAGAAAATGATGCTTGTGGCTTTGGACCCACAACAAGGGAAAGTTGCCTGCCAAAATGCACTCCACATGGCCTGGATCTGGGGGAATATGGCTTACCCTTTCACCCTTGCCAAAGAGGAGTCCTTGTGGAGCATTGAGTCTTGGAGGGTTGAGCTCATTGTTGATAGCATTGATTCAAATGTTCTTGAATGG ACTGAGCAAGGGAAACACATATGTTTGTACGGAGGAGAAGACATCGATTGGATCAGGAATTTCACAGCGCTGGCGAAGAGCGTGGCGCAGAGAGCCGGGATCGAACTCCACATGGTGTACGTGGGGAAGAGCAACACGAAGGAGCGAGTGCGGAAGATCAACCAAATGATCCTCAAAGAGGAGCTGAGCTACTGCTGGAACGACCCGACCTCGGTGTGGTACTTCTGGGCGCGGATGGGCAGCATGCTCTACTCCAAGCTGCAGCAAGGGCGGAAGATCAACGAGGACAAGATCATGCAAGAGGTGGTTACAATGCTCAGCTTTGATGGCAGTGATAAGGGGTGGGCGCTCATCAGCCGGGGCTCCGAGGAGATGGCGAGGGCTAAGAGCGATATCCTTATCGTCACGCTCGACAACTTCCCCGAGTGGGAGCAGGACGCTCGGGAGAATGGCTTTGTCCAGGCCCTCATCAAGTACTTCCTCCACTTGCACACCCCGCAGCACTGCAACCGCTTGATCCTCCCCGGGATCGCGGGGGACATCCCCGAGATGATCGTCTGCGCCGAGTGTGGCCGCCAGATGGAGAAGTTCTTCATGTATCGCTGCTGCACTGACTGA